The Bacillus sp. 2205SS5-2 genome segment ATCCATTTCTTTATCCAAATAGTTACTTTCACACCTTTTCCCACCGGAAAGCGAAAACCTCCCTTCTTTCCGAGTGCTATTTCATTGACAAGCGACGCAATGTCATCTGGATCACCGAAAGATGTTTCGTCCAACTGATTTTCAATCTTCTTCATATAATTGAAATAAGGCGATTCTGGTTGAAGTGAGTATTCAGCCACTTTTTTTCCCGTTGTCCATATATTCGTCTGATAAGAACCAGGCTCGATCAAAAATACCTCAATGCCAAATGGAATCAGTTCTAATCTTAAGCTCTCACTAAATCCTTCTAGTGCAAACTTAGAAGACACATATGGGGACAAACCCGGAAAGCCAACTAATCCACTAATACTACTTAGATTAATGATCCTGCCTTTTTTCTGCTTTCTCATTAACGGAATCACTTTTTGCGTAAGCGCAATCAAACCAAAGAAGTTTGTTTCAAATTGTTCGCGGTACTGATCTATGGATACTTCTTCAGCAAAACCCGCAGCTGCATAGCCGGCATTATTCAGCAAAACATCTACATGACCTAATTCATTTAACCAATGACCAAACCGATCGACCGATTGCTTCGAACTGACATCGAGGGAGTGATAATGAATTTGTTCGTTCACATCATTTTCTATAGCCATAGCTTGAAGTGTTTCTTTTTTCTGTAAATCTCTCATCGTTGCGATGACATAAAAATCATTTTTCGCTAGTTTAATCGTACTCAATAAACCAAATCCACTTGATGCACCTGTTACAACCGCTATTTTTTTCTTCATAAGTCTCTTCTCCCTAACTCAATCAATAGGCTGGTTTTGCACAGTTTGTTGCTTTTCGTATTAGTTTATACTCTATAAAAAAGCTTTATTTCGTCTGTATTTGATGGAAATCAACCGTAAAGTGGAGGACTTAGTTAATAACCAGAACAAACAGCCATATCCTAAACGAAAAGAACTTCTGAATTTAATGGTAAAAATAATAACGAAAAGCAGTGTCTCGCTTAAAACCGGTGCGATCATAGAGCTGTTGAGCCTGAAAATTGTCATCGTCGGTTTCCAAAATTATTCCTTTTGCATTGGTTTCTATTGAATACTCCTTTGCTT includes the following:
- a CDS encoding SDR family oxidoreductase yields the protein MKKKIAVVTGASSGFGLLSTIKLAKNDFYVIATMRDLQKKETLQAMAIENDVNEQIHYHSLDVSSKQSVDRFGHWLNELGHVDVLLNNAGYAAAGFAEEVSIDQYREQFETNFFGLIALTQKVIPLMRKQKKGRIINLSSISGLVGFPGLSPYVSSKFALEGFSESLRLELIPFGIEVFLIEPGSYQTNIWTTGKKVAEYSLQPESPYFNYMKKIENQLDETSFGDPDDIASLVNEIALGKKGGFRFPVGKGVKVTIWIKKWIPWSWLEKNILKRLT